One window from the genome of Glycine soja cultivar W05 chromosome 12, ASM419377v2, whole genome shotgun sequence encodes:
- the LOC114379659 gene encoding uncharacterized protein LOC114379659, whose amino-acid sequence MVSLSTWFRYIAHKLEYSFSLSWKNYKGGQITDREVRDVVWKNFFQGKLTYLHWNKGEEMAPTIDGKAVTLVRKLPVVDPTRVFVGDVVVVKDPEKPDNYLLRRLTAVEGYEMVSTDEKDEAFVLEKDQCWVVAENEKLKAKEAKDSRTFGPVQMTDIVGRVIYCLRSAVDHGRVQNSYFGMRKDTPVLEVELDVDEMAKSHKA is encoded by the exons ATGGTTTCGCTATCAACATGGTTTCGCTACATTGCCCACAAGCTCGAATACTCCTTCTCCCTCAGCTGGAAG AACTACAAAGGAGGTCAAATTACAGACAGAGAGGTACGTGATGTTGTTTGGAAAAACTTCTTTCAAGGAAAGCTGACGTACTTGCACTGGAATAAAGGAGAGGAGATGGCCCCTACTATTGATGGAAAAGCAGTAACTCTTGTTCGGAAATTACCAGTTGTAGACCCAAC GCGTGTTTTTGTAGGAGATGTTGTGGTTGTGAAGGACCCTGAGAAGCCAGATAACTACCTACTCAGAAGATTAACTGCAGTTGAAGGCTATGAAATGGTTTCTACTGATGAAAAGGATGAAGCCTTTGTTCTCGAGAAGGATCAATGCTGGGTAGTggctgaaaatgaaaaattgaaagccAAG GAAGCGAAGGATAGCCGAACATTTGGTCCAGTTCAGATGACAGACATTGTAGGCAGAGTCATATATTGCCTGCGAAGTGCTGTAGACCATGGCCGGGTACAAAACAG TTATTTCGGCATGCGAAAGGATACACCAGTGCTGGAAGTGGAACTTGATGTTGATGAGATGGCAAAGAGTCACAAAGCCTGA
- the LOC114379657 gene encoding pumilio homolog 2-like, with protein MLSELGRRPMLGSNEGSFGDELEKEIGMLLREQRRQEPDDRERELNIFRSGSAPPTVEGSLSAVGGLFAGGGGGGPATGAPAAFLEFRGAKDVNGIASEEELRSDPAYLSYYYSNVNLNPRLPPPLLSKEDWRFQQRLKGGASALGGIGDRRKVNRTDDNAGRLLFATPPGFNMRKLESEVDNEKTRGSAEWGGDGLIGLPGLGLSKQKSFAEFFQDDLGHNTSITRLPSRPASRNAFDENDIISSAEPELAHVRHESTPTDALRSGSNVQGSSAAQNVGLPASYSYAAAVGSSLSRSTTPDPQLIARAPSPCITPIGGGRAIASDKRAIANPDAFNGVSSGINESADLVAALSVMNLSADDVLDGENHFPSQVESDVDSHQRYLFGRQGGQDHGKQQAYLKKSESAHLQNSSKSSRSGSGLNNPSLDRQVELQKSTVPSNNSYFKGSPTSHFSGGGSMPPQYQPLDGTNSSFTNYGMSGYAGNPALASLMTNQLGTGNLPPLFQNVAAASAMAAPGMDSRILGCGLASGTAAPSEVHNLGRMGNQIQGSALQAPFVDPMYLQYLRTSEFAAAQLAALNDPSVDRNYLGNSYMNLLELQKAYLGSVLSPQKSQYNVPPGGKSGSFTPHGYYGNPAYGAGLSYPGSPMANSVVSTSPVGSGSPVRHNELNMHFASGMRNLAGVMGPWHVDNENIDESFASSLLEEFKSNKTKCFELSEIAGHVVEFSADQYGSRFIQQKLETATTEEKNMVYLEIMPHALALMTDVFGNYVVQKFFEHGLASQRRELANKLLGHVLTLSLQMYGCRVIQKAIEVVDLDQKIEMVQELDGNVMRCVRDQNGNHVIQKCIECVPEDAIHFIVSTFFDQVVTLSTHPYGCRVIQRVLEHCKDPTTQQKVMDEILGAVSMLAQDQYGNYVVQHVLEHGKPHERSSIIKELADKIVQMSQQKFASNVVEKCLTFGGPSERQLLVSQMLGTTDENEPLQAMMKDQFANYVVQKVLETCDDQQRELILSRIKVHLNALKKYTYGKHIVSRVEKLVAAGERRIAAQAPPQPA; from the exons atgttgtcTGAATTGGGAAGAAGACCTATGCTTGGGAGTAACGAGGGTTCTTTTGGTGATGAATTGGAGAAAGAGATAGGGATGTTACTTCGTGAGCAACGCAGACAAGAGCCTGATGATCGTGAGCGAGAGCTTAATATTTTTAGGAGTGGATCGGCGCCTCCAACTGTGGAGGGTTCTTTGAGTGCCGTTGGAGGGTTGTTtgctggtggtggtggtggtggtccTGCTACTGGTGCTCCTGCTGCCTTTTTGGAGTTTCGAGGAGCGAAGGATGTGAATGGGATTGCTTCTGAGGAAGAGCTTAGGTCTGATCCAGCGTATCTTTCATACTACTACTCCAATGTGAATTTGAATCCTAGGCTGCCACCTCCTTTGCTGTCAAAGGAGGATTGGAGATTTCAACAAAGACTTAAAGGTGGAGCTTCTGCTCTAGGTGGAATTGGAGATAGGAGGAAAGTGAACAGGACTGATGATAATGCTGGAAGATTGCTTTTTGCTACCCCACCAGGTTTTAACATGAGGAAACTAGAGAGTGAGGTGGATAATGAAAAAACAAGAGGTTCGGCCGAGTGGGGTGGTGATGGACTGATTGGTTTGCCTGGACTAGGGCTGAGCAAACAGAAGAGCTTTGCAGAATTTTTTCAG GATGATTTGGGGCATAATACCTCTATCACACGCCTTCCTTCTCGCCCAGCCAGTCGTAATGCATTTGATGAAAATGATATCATTAGTTCTGCTGAACCAGAGTTGGCTCATGTACGTCATGAGTCCACTCCCACTGATGCACTAAGGTCAGGATCAAATGTTCAAGGATCATCTGCAGCCCAAAATGTTGGCTTACCAGCTTCATATTCTTATGCTGCTGCAGTAGGATCTTCCTTGTCAAGAAGCACTACTCCTGATCCACAACTTATTGCTAGGGCTCCCAGTCCCTGCATCACTCCCATTGGTGGCGGCAGAGCCATTGCTTCTGACAAGAGAGCTATTGCCAATCCAGATGCATTTAATGGTGTTTCATCTGGCATCAATGAGTCAGCAGATCTTGTGGCTGCATTATCAGTGATGAACTTGTCAGCAGATGATGTGTTAGATGGTGAAAACCATTTCCCATCACAAGTTGAATCAGATGTAGATAGTCATCAGAGATATCTTTTTGGTAGGCAAGGTGGTCAGGATCATGGGAAGCAACAGGCTTATTTAAAGAAATCTGAATCAGCACACTTGCAAAATTCAAGTAAGAGCAGCAGGAGTGGATCAGGTCTCAACAATCCATCCTTGGATAGGCAGGTTGAGCTACAAAAGTCTACTGTTCCTTCCAATAACTCATACTTCAAAGGATCGCCTACCTCCCATTTTAGTGGAGGAGGAAGTATGCCACCTCAGTACCAGCCTTTAGATGGTACAAATTCATCATTTACTAACTATGGTATGAGTGGCTATGCTGGAAATCCAGCATTGGCATCCTTGATGACTAACCAACTAGGCACTGGTAATCTGCCACCCTTGTTTCAAAATGTTGCTGCGGCATCAGCAATGGCTGCCCCTGGAATGGACTCGAGAATTCTTGGATGTGGTTTGGCTTCTGGAACTGCTGCTCCATCTGAAGTGCATAATCTTGGTAGGATGGGAAATCAAATTCAAGGCAGTGCTCTTCAGGCTCCTTTTGTCGATCCCATGTATCTTCAGTACCTGAGGACATCTGAGTTTGCTGCAGCACAACTTGCTGCTCTCAATGACCCCTCTGTGGACAGGAACTACTTGGGCAATTCATACATGAATTTGCTTGAGCTCCAGAAAGCTTATCTTGGGTCTGTCCTCTCACCTCAGAAATCCCAATACAATGTACCGCCGGGTGGTAAATCAGGCAGCTTCACTCCTCATGGTTATTATGGAAATCCTGCATATGGTGCTGGGTTGTCTTACCCAGGAAGTCCTATGGCAAACTCTGTTGTGTCCACTTCTCCAGTTGGATCTGGAAGTCCTGTTAGGCACAATGAACTGAATATGCATTTTGCTTCTGGAATGAGGAATTTAGCTGGGGTCATGGGACCTTGGCATGTAGATAATGAGAACATTGATGAAAGTTTTGCTTCTTCTCTGTTGGAAGAGTTTAAAAGCAATAAAACGAAGTGTTTTGAGCTGTCTGAAATTGCTGGTCATGTTGTTGAATTCAG TGCGGATCAATACGGGAGTCGATTTATTCAACAAAAGCTTGAAACAGCTActacagaagaaaaaaacatggtTTATCTGGAAATCATGCCACATGCCCTTGCTTTGATGACTGATGTCTTTGGTAATTATGTGGTTCAAAAG TTTTTTGAGCATGGACTTGCATCCCAGAGAAGAGAATTAGCCAACAAACTTCTTGGCCATGTTCTGACACTTAGCCTTCAAATGTATGGTTGCCGTGTCATCCAGAAG GCCATCGAAGTTGTTGATCTGGATCAGAAGATAGAGATGGTTCAAGAGCTTGATGGTAATGTTATGCGCTGTGTACGTGATCAGAATGGTAATCATGTCATTCAGAAGTGTATTGAATGTGTCCCTGAAGATGCAATCCACTTTATTGTGTCAACATTTTTTGATCAAGTTGTGACACTCTCAACCCATCCATATGGTTGCCGGGTGATACAG CGAGTGCTGGAACACTGCAAAGACCCTACAACACAACAGAAAGTTATGGATGAAATTTTAGGAGCAGTTAGCATGTTAGCTCAGGATCAGTATGGCAACTACGTTGTTcag CATGTGCTGGAACATGGGAAGCCTCATGAGCGTTCTTCTATAATAAAGGAATTAGCAGACAAGATAGTGCAAATGAGTCAACAGAAGTTTGCCTCCAATGTTGTGGAGAAATGTTTGACCTTTGGAGGTCCTTCTGAACGCCAATTACTAGTGAGTCAGATGCTTGGCACCACAGATGAAAACGAACCTCTTCAG GCGATGATGAAAGATCAATTTGCAAATTACGTTGTACAAAAGGTGCTGGAAACTTGTGATGATCAACAGCGCGAGCTGATTCTTTCCCGAATTAAGGTTCATTTGAATGCATTGAAAAAGTACACCTATGGAAAGCACATTGTCTCTCGTGTAGAAAAACTTGTTGCAGCTGGAG AAAGGAGAATTGCGGCTcaggctcctcctcaacctgCTTAG
- the LOC114380479 gene encoding E3 ubiquitin-protein ligase RDUF2-like yields the protein MNLDTQPGTPSYWCYSCTRFVHLSVQATIACPHCQSGFVEEIRAGAEASPRHRLSPFPDDPLSFRRQGFRRRRREGAGNRSPFNPVIVLRGPGDDSAAADHDGASTFELFYDDGDGTGLRPLPPTMSEFLLGSGFDRLLEQFAQMEMNGFGRPENPPTSKAAIESMPTVEIGETHVETDAHCAVCKEVFELHAEARELPCKHIYHSECILPWLSMRNSCPVCRHELPSDLETRVPSQIDEEAIGLTIWRLPGGGFAVGRFSGGRRTGESHLPVVYTEMDGGLNTNGGAPRRISRSVRSNRVRESRGFGRVFRNFFSFFGRIGSRNSSSSSEHGSVSRSRSHVSSMFNRSSRRHSRTWVMDD from the coding sequence ATGAATTTGGATACGCAACCCGGAACGCCGTCGTATTGGTGCTACAGCTGCACCCGTTTCGTGCACCTCTCTGTCCAAGCCACCATCGCCTGCCCCCACTGTCAAAGCGGTTTCGTCGAAGAGATCCGCGCCGGCGCCGAAGCCTCGCCACGCCACCGTCTAAGTCCTTTCCCTGACGATCCCCTTTCTTTCCGGCGACAGGGCTTCCGCCGCCGTAGGAGAGAAGGTGCCGGCAACCGCTCCCCGTTCAACCCCGTCATCGTCCTCCGCGGCCCCGGCGACGACTCCGCCGCCGCCGATCACGACGGTGCCAGCACGTTCGAGCTCTTCTACGACGACGGCGATGGCACCGGCCTCCGCCCCCTCCCTCCCACCATGTCGGAGTTCCTCCTCGGCTCCGGCTTCGACCGGTTACTGGAACAGTTTGCGCAGATGGAGATGAACGGCTTCGGCCGGCCGGAGAATCCGCCGACGTCCAAGGCGGCGATCGAGTCCATGCCGACGGTCGAGATCGGCGAAACTCACGTCGAAACCGACGCGCACTGCGCCGTGTGCAAAGAAGTGTTTGAGCTCCACGCGGAGGCGCGTGAGTTGCCGTGCAAGCACATCTACCACTCCGAGTGCATCCTCCCGTGGCTCTCGATGCGGAACTCGTGCCCGGTGTGCCGCCACGAGCTTCCTTCCGATTTGGAAACTAGAGTTCCGAGCCAGATCGACGAGGAAGCGATAGGATTAACGATTTGGAGGCTTCCAGGAGGCGGATTCGCCGTAGGGCGATTCTCCGGCGGCCGGAGAACCGGGGAGAGTCATTTGCCGGTGGTGTACACGGAGATGGACGGTGGACTTAACACAAATGGTGGTGCTCCTAGGAGAATTTCTCGTTCTGTTAGAAGCAATAGGGTTAGGGAAAGTCGAGGGTTTGGTAGAGTTTTTCgcaatttcttttcattctttggAAGAATTGGTTCTAgaaactcttcttcttcttctgaacATGGGTCTGTGAGTAGAAGCCGTAGTCACGTGAGTTCAATGTTCAATAGAAGCTCGCGGAGACATAGCAGGACTTGGGTTATGGATGATTGA
- the LOC114379239 gene encoding E3 ubiquitin-protein ligase SDIR1-like has translation MSSFLICIWHAYLAIILIFMILNSPQLLHHFLLWVVLAIFVMATSLRMYATCQQLQAQARAHAAAASGLLGHDELRRHMPPSIAIATRGRLQGLRLQLALLDREFDELDYDTLRALDSDTASSTRSMTEEEINALPIHTYKVPVPPKDGSAGLASSSDAAEVKQESGGTEAGTGGPEDELTCTICLDQVKRGELVRSLPCLHQFHANCIDPWLRQQGTCPVCKLRIGSVSGGNRESESDGSDIA, from the exons ATGAGCAGCTTCTTAATCTGTATCTGGCATGCTTATTTGGcaattattttgatattcatGATATTAAACTCCCCTCAGTTGTTACATCATTTTTTG CTCTGGGTTGTACTGGCTATCTTTGTGATGGCTACAAGTCTGAGGATGTATGCAACTTGTCAACAGCTTCAAGCACAGGCCAGGGCTCATGCTGCAGCAGCCTCTGGGTTGCTTGGCCATGATGAACTTCGTCGTCACATGCCACCATCTATTGCAATTGCAACCAGAGGAAGATTGCAGGGACTTAGACTTCAGCTTGCACTTCTTGACCGTGAATTTGATGAGCTAG ATTATGACACTTTGAGAGCTCTGGATTCTGATACTGCTTCTAGTACTCGTTCAATGACCGAGGAAGAGATAAATGCCTTGCCTATTCACACTTACAAAGTTCCAGTCCCACCAAA AGATGGTTCAGCTGGTTTGGCATCCTCTTCAGATGCAGCTGAG GTTAAACAAGAATCTGGAGGAACAGAGGCAGGTACCGGAGGTCCAGAAGATGAGCTGACATGTACTATATGCTTGGACCAAGTTAAGAGGGGGGAGCTTGTTCGAAGCTTACCATGCTTGCATCAG TTTCATGCAAACTGCATTGATCCATGGCTCCGACAACAAGGAACATGTCCTGTGTGCAAATTAAGGATAGGGTCGGTAAGTGGAGGAAACAGGGAGAGCGAGTCCGATGGTTCAGATATTGCATAA